The DNA region CGGTCTACCCGCAGGATCTGCGCGCCCGCATCATGGCCATGGTGCGCACAGGCATGGCCGCGGCCTGGATCGGTGCCGCGCTGCTGGGTGGGCGGATCATGCAGGCGGTGCCCTTTCAAGTCGTCTTCGCCGGGGCCGCGGCCTTCGGCGTGGCCGGTGCCCAGGCGTTCGGCCGCATGCGCCTCCCGCTGCGGCGGGAGACGCTGGAGCGCCCGGCGGCCGGCGCGGCCTGGAGGGCACTGCGCCAGGACTGGCGCTTTCGCCGTTTCCTGGGGGCGTTCTTCGTGTTCGGCTTCGGTGCCTGGCTGATGGGGCCGGCGGTCCCGCTGCTTTTGGTAGACGTGCTGCACGCTTCCAACTTCCAGGTCGGTCTGCTGGGCGCCGTCACCTCGGGGGCCTGGCTCGTGGCCTACTACCGGTGGGGCCGAGTGATCGATCAGCGCAGCGCCCCAGGGGCCCTCGTCCTGGTCTTCCTCGTGGGCACCCTCACGCCGCTGGTCTACCTCCTGGCTACAAGCCCCTGGGTGGTAATGCTGGCCGGCGCCAGCGATGGGGTCGTCTCGGCCGGGGTGGACCTGGGATGGCTGACGGCGCTGCTGAGTTTCGCCCCGGCGGGCCAGGTGGTCCACTACGTGGCCATCTTCAACACGCTGGTGGGCGTGCGCGGCTCCACGGCGCCGCTGCTCGCCGGCCTGCTCATCCCGCGCCTGGGTGTGCGCGCCATCTTCGCCCTGGCGGCGGCCTGCACCCTCTCCGGGGCGCTGCTGATGCGCCGGGCGGCACGGGAAGGCGCGCAGCCCGGCCCTTCCCGGTGATGGGGTGAGGGCGGGGCAGCGGAGGCCACCCTGGCGCGGGCCCGTACCGTCCCTGCTTCCCCACAGCTCCGGCATGCGTGCGGGAGGCCGGGGAGGTACAATGCACTTCGACGGAGTCCCTCGGCCCATGTGGCACCGACTGTCCGTCACCGCCTGCCTGGCCTGTGTCGTCGTCCTAGGCATGCTCCACCTGCCGGGAACCTCACCTCCGGTGTGGGCGGAGATGCCGGGGGTGGGCGGCTTTCGCGTGCTCTTCGAAGCGGACAGCGCCTACCACCACGTGGTCGTGGTGGAGGATGCCGTGGCCCGGTACCTGCGCTTCGACCGCTCCTTCCAGAGCGGGATGTACCTGCAGGACCCGTTCGACAGCCCCTTCCTCTACGCCGCCTACGCGCACCTCGGCCTGATCTTCCGCCCGCAGGCAGGGATAGTGCTGGTGGTGGGCCTGGGCGGTGGG from Armatimonadota bacterium includes:
- a CDS encoding MFS transporter — protein: MRAETLRAAVGRALVLGRLRYVDRWLTAQPGTIRANARTDFISAALFGAFGGLTIPFIPVMGRRLGASPLEVSLLVAASALAMLLSLLWVRLLRAADPVRLVVWTQSVGRGLFLLMPFVRTPGLYLALVLLYHGVASAAALGYAEVMGAVYPQDLRARIMAMVRTGMAAAWIGAALLGGRIMQAVPFQVVFAGAAAFGVAGAQAFGRMRLPLRRETLERPAAGAAWRALRQDWRFRRFLGAFFVFGFGAWLMGPAVPLLLVDVLHASNFQVGLLGAVTSGAWLVAYYRWGRVIDQRSAPGALVLVFLVGTLTPLVYLLATSPWVVMLAGASDGVVSAGVDLGWLTALLSFAPAGQVVHYVAIFNTLVGVRGSTAPLLAGLLIPRLGVRAIFALAAACTLSGALLMRRAAREGAQPGPSR